A segment of the Trifolium pratense cultivar HEN17-A07 linkage group LG7, ARS_RC_1.1, whole genome shotgun sequence genome:
CAAAGGATGAGTAATATGCAGAGAATGCTTGAAGCCTGTATGGATATGCAGCTTGAGTTGCAACGCTCAATTAGACAAGAAGTCTCTGCAGCCCTTAATCGCTCAACTTGTTCATCAGgtctacaatttttttatctttcatattttgcatcaaaattgattttgtattattttacaCTTTTTGGAGGAGTTAAAATTGAATTTCAGAGGTGTaaatttgattttgacatgtttgaatgttctcaaatagaattgattttgcttCCAGAATTGATTTTAACTTGCAGCTATAATTTTAAGTGTTTTCCTCTATCATTGATTTTTAGCCTAGAAATTATTGTTCAACACAGTCTTACATGAACgcattcaaaataattttacagaataattcattcaaaatcaatttttctcacTGCATGATCAAACACATGCCAAACAAGGTTTTAGTgaattatatgtttttttaggCAAAAAACAGGTTTTGACTATAAATCTTAGTTTGATCAAGActaataaaattgttttaacaaaaataattttacttaaAACTCACTTATAACTAATCCACTTTACAAAATTAATTGATGTTTATCATTCTCTCACCCTAGTTAAATTCATCACAGGAGTACATGACCAAGGTGTACCAGACAATAAAACTAATTGGGAATGTGTGAGGAAAGGACTTTGCTGTATATGCTGTGAAGAAAGTATTGATTGTTTGTTGTACAGGTAACAGTAAGCATCAATTTGACACATCAGAATCTACTTTGTTCCTAATGTTAATCACTTATTACATGTTCTTGTACTTTGTATTGCAGATGTGGGCACATGTGCACATGTTCAAAATGTGCAAATCAATTGCTAGATAGTAGAAGAAAATGTCCAATGTGTCGAGCACCAGTGGTGGAAGTGGTTCGTGCATAttctatataattattttttcattataGTGTCACATAACAAAACACAGAATAGCAACAATTTTATCTATCcaggtatttttttttccttttgattttttttcttcttattactGTATTTATGTTGAGTGCATCGAGGGAAATACCTGAtgtttgtttttcctttttcctttttgaaGCAACACCTGATGGTTCTATTTTGGAATTTTGATTCTGGAATAGAAAGTGTATTTTATCTGGGTTGGAAGTTTTGAGATATATTCCTTTATATGATTATGTGTATAGATAGATCAAATAGGACCAGTTTCTACCATTGTCATGTAAAGTTGCATTCTCAGTTTTCTGAGTGTAAGCTATAGGTTTCTTAATGAATTGTAGCAACAACGTTAGTGGGTTATCTTGAAAAACTCTTGTATCAAAGATATAATTgatatttattgttgttgtatgCAATTGGCATTTTTCAATCTATTTCTTAGATTAGGTGATTGTTTGAACTATTCTTAAACGCCAAATAAAGAATGTGGAAGAgttattttgaattattggattttttatttttggtttttaaccTTTCCTTTCCCCAATACCCTATCCTCACTAAGAAATTGTGCGGCCTTGTTCCACTTAGGAATCGAACTCGTCCCGAAATCCGTCCTAAAGCTCATTAACCAAATAAGCCCCATTAGAAAAAATTCAAGATAAGCCTAAAAAGAGGAGTTGGTAAAAAGTGGCATCCCTTATAAAGATGAGTGCAATTCAATAAGTAAGTTAGAtctgcattaaaaaaaaaaacaccttgtataatgaaaaataagttaGGTTAATAGTGCTGAGCTAGAGAGAATATATTGGGAAAACAAGTCCTACATTAAAAAGAAATAAGTTAAAGGAGCTACTCCCATTATAGGATACAATTAGGGCTTGCAATCTACACTCATCAGTGAAGCAGTTTACATAAATGACAACCATGCTATTTATCTGCACCTTTTCTTCTTCTAAAAGaaatctaaataaaataaacacaagGGGCACACTCAGCAACACACACCTAAACTTACTATACACAATACAATTATACAAAGGTTAGGCATAATAGAAACATGAAAGCTTGTGCCTCTATATATTAGGCACCATAGGATGATATATAGTTGGTAACAGCCTTGGCTCCTTCAGCAATAGCATGTTTCCCAAGTTCTCCTGGCAAAACCAGTTTCACTGCCCCTTGAATCTCCCTTGAAGATAATGTCATGTGTCCTATGTATGTCGTCAGCTTTGCAGCTTCATCAGCCAACTTCTCAAACATGTCATTCATCAAATTATTCAGAATAGTCATAGCTTTAAATGAAATTCCCATATCAGGGTGCACTTGTTTCAATACCCTATACACATATCTCTGATACCCTTCTCCCATTCTCCTCACCCTTTTCCTCTTCCTTTTCTCTTTACCATAATTTCCTTCCTTGTTCTTGACCTTCTTATTCTCTGACTCTTTGGGTTCCATGGTAGCTTCATTTGGAGTATTTTCTTGGTTTGTTTTGTCTTCAGTAGTGAAAGTGGTTGTGCTTGCATTTGAATCTTCTTTGGCTGAAGGAGTCACTTCTTGAACAGGTATAATCCTCACATGCTCTTCTCTTTGATCATGATCACTACCTACATCTTTATCTATCTCATTATCTTTGTTAGCTCTTGTTGATCTTTTGTTGCTGCTTACAACTGAAACTTGTACACTTTCTTCAACAACTTTCCTTGTTGATCTAACCACCATCTTCTTATTAGCACGTTTTGGAGCCATTAACTATCCCTTTCACCCTtggtcagaaaaaaaaaaaaaacctatccCTTTCACCCACCTTTCAAGTTTCTTTGCTAATTACAAATCCACaaaaggaattttttttgtagggaTTAGCCCAATATTTAGCTTTTTATAACCAAAAACACATCCCATTTGGCATGTGGCACTATATGTAGACATGTGGAGGGTATGTGTCAAGACCACATGAATCAAGTATATACGTGGGGTTAAAAGTGAATGGTAAGTTTAAAAGGTAATTGTGGATGTGCCACGATGTTTATGTCCTTCTGAATATACTTTTTTTCAAGTAGCTTTGCTAAAAATTCCAACTACACATATTGCAATGATTCTaacaactgagctaaactcataGAAACATTAaaccataaaaaagaaaattttatatagaaaataacactttttacgAGTTTTAGTGATTGACTAcacttccatttttttttaaccagtgccccaacatttttcttttttaatcacTCTTAAAATAATTGCTGATGATTTAtccaacaaccaataaaaactaGTCACAAACAAATTTATAACTGAAGTAAAATGTAGTTTGTATATATCCCATGCAAATATAAtcatataacttatttttattagttattggATAAATACCCTCTATTCTTCCGGCGGTATTGTATGTCTCAccttgttattgttgttgtaaaaACTTGGTTATATAACTTAAATCCTTACTAATGGAATACCAAATTTTCAGCACCATTCAAGAAAAACTATTTTTGTCTACGATGGGAGTTCTAGCAAGATTCCAGCATAGCCATAGAAAACGACACAGTTATTGTTCTATACCATGAAACAATCTCGGATTGCTCGTTGTACTCTTCAATTACATTTTGGAAGACTATTGTTTTACTTGAGCTTTTTAATGATATCAGATATACTTGTTGCTTCCCATGGAGtgagggagaaaaaaaaaacacaaccaGAAACCTCAAAACTGCTGAAAATTATATGAGAAAGTTTGTTTTTCAAGTGCGTTGACATCAATGTTTGGGTGAATATTTGATAAACTTGATTTTGaattgaaataattttgtaaaattgattaaTTCACAATTGATAAACTTAATTTTAAGTATTTCTGACTTATTACACAAGTACTTATTATAATAAACGTTTATATATAgacaaaataaagttaaattattttttgtatattaTCAACtatattaattcataaaaaaactatattaattcataaattatattcgagaatttataaaaataagctgaaattattttataaaaaattgtcataAATTATTGTTACAAGTTTTTCAAACAGACTCATAAAATTTATACTAGTATAAATACACTTAAATAAGGTAATTCTGGCCAGATTTTGATGGAGTTAACTGAATTTTGAAGGATCATGTCGATACTTGATTTTAGATGCAGTTAATATCTCCATGAGTAGTTGATGGTGATGTATCTTCCATCCAGGtaatttttaatcaagatttTAATGATATGAGAAAAatctaaaaacaaatttttgctCATGTTAATCTTGATTGCAAGATCACGATCAACAATTTCAATCCTAATGAGTAGTTGATTTCATGATTTGGTATTTAATAATGATATCTATTTATATTTCCAATAAATTAAGATAACAATTTTCTCACGTTTTATTACTTAATGTGATGTGATCTatggtttaatttttattgatctTGCTAATATTTTTCTTGAGTGGGATCTTGTTAATATGACTGATGTGGTTTCCATAGATTATATCCCAGTGTACTCTAAGACTAAATGCAAAACACTTGAGAATAATTTTGCGAACCTTTGAGAGAGAAACAATTGTTTGCTAAGTTGTCTAGGTGTGGTTTTGCTTAGAGGAATTGAGTTTCTTAGGACATATGTGATGTCAAGAGGTATAATAATGTCATCTTTAACAACAATCGGTTTTAATTTGACTTCCATAGTTTtaaattactatatatatatatatatatatatatatatatatatatatatatatatatatatatatatatatatatatatatatatatatatatatatatatatatatataataccaAGACAAGCTCAAGGAAAGGAGTTGTTCTTGTGTGGAAACGTTGTATGGCTTGCATGAGAGTCCTTGATGCGGGCCGACACTATCCGAGAAATTCAAAACAGACCGTGGGGGACTGACCTGAGCTATAAACGTTAAAGCAAATACGTCCCGAGACTCAAGGAATAACGCTCGGTAGGCTTCCTTTTCCTTCCTTATTTCTCATCTCAACATTCTATGGGTCAAGCCAGCTAGATACtacttagatgagatgacgcAGATTTCTTATAATCTAACCAAGGTTATGTGAGTTTGATGATCAGTTAGTTTTTGCAGTTGCGCGCAAATGATACCTGAATTAtgcaaaaaaattactaatataataaTGTCatctttattaaaattattttactatttaattcattttttaaatatattaacttttttttgactgattaagtaaaataaaataatgttaattAATGACAACGGATACTTTTGACTGATTAAGGGAAAGCATGCATAACATGAacacacgttttttttttttttttttgtgatgctCGTAGGATTTTAATAATGATGgtattattttgtaaataatttcttttcttccaccaattttaataaaataaataattaagtctTCCCATGTAATCTGTTtggttattattataaataaaaattcatttttcaggttaattgaataattaatgtatttaatttatattataagtcagatatatcaattattcaatgaatgaaccagacaaataattttttttctcataataATAACCAAAGTGAGTGCTAATAGTAACCAAAATATTGGGAAGCACAAGGTAGAAAGTACATGGCTTGCCATATCCCTCCAATCTCAAACAAAAGTAAAAATGGttaaagaaaattgatgtatattgtccaattttagatcaaatacatatatttttatcgactaatttttgtttatatttgagaTCGATGTAATATGCATTTTGATGgaatttataaaatttgaacCTAATCATTTTTTTGGGGTCAAGTGCGAAGAAGTGGGAAATTTGTGGTTCGAATAAAGATTCTATAATAATGTCTCGGTACATAGTTACTAATTGAGCTACATTTATGAGATATTTGACCCTAATTATTAATTCTTTATAAAATTTGACCTAATcaattacaaaaaatattagttaaaatCATGAGAttaaaatttccatttttaacattataatattattatttttgactaGGGGTAAGGGTCTTGATCCCCTTAAACATGTAGTTAGAGGTTCGATTCCTAGCTCATGTGTAAGGAAAAAATTCGATTGGGAGGGGAGAATCCATCTTGTGTGCCTCATAGGTTCCtcgacggagattagtcatcgctaacggTGGTGAAaacttcatatcaatatcatgataaaaaaataattaacaatataCAACGTGAATtaagaatttgtttttattatgaatgaaatttagAGAGTGGCGCCCAAACTAAAGTAGGAATACCTAtttaaatctatatttttaccaTTGAATCAAATTTTTGGAGTTAAATTTTGATGTGTTAATTTGACAGTactaaagaaaaagaaaataaatcaacTACAATGGAAAGGAAAAATAGTACAAATAagctttattttcttttaaatattacTAGTATATTATTACTGCAGCACTTATTATTTTACTTCAGCACTCAGATTTTAAGAGGATGAttgatttcttttaaattctTATTAGCGCCTCCTGCCCCAAAATTTTGTTTCCCAATGTTTTTCAATTGGTACTTTCAATTTCTCTTACCCTTTTATCATAACTTTTAAcatgatttgtattttttttttaagcaaaaattcGTGTGATGagacaattttaaaaattactacaaGTAGTACTCAAACCTAAATACAGTACAACAAAgtataaaaaaagagaaaaaacctAATGCATGAATTACGATAGAATTAGCATTAAAAAATCGAATATAAGATGGATTGCATTGAACTACAAACTAATTAGCCTCCAATTGGAAGttgaatacaataaaaaaaaaacccctAAAAATGTAACCTGCCCAAATGAAAGTTAACCCTAAAATCCTAATAGATTTggataataaattttttcttatggGGCTAGCTAGCCTCCTTATTACATATAAGATCTTAACTTCAATCACTTTCAGGCTTCTTGTTTATCTCAACAAACTTCTCATACAATGACTCGAAGAAGCATATCACTTCCTCAGCCAAAGGTGTTGGAAAGAACACCATCGGTGTTGATGTCTTCGGCTTGTGCATCCTTTTTGGAGCAGGTGGGCACACCAATGGTGGAGGTATCATAAACTCCGAACCTGTGGGGGTTTTGAACTCTTCAAGTTCGCCACCCTCTTTCATCACATATTTAGGGATAATAATGGTCAATTTTGGACTCCGAACGCCCTCTTCTTTTGGATCATTCATCATTTGAGTTGGTGGAGTAACTTTCTTTTCAACATCACTTGATCCATTGGCCATAGTAGCTGTTGGGTAAAAATTTATGcaaaaaagtcaaatattaGATATAAAGATATCACCttacaaaaaaacaatatattattatcTATAAAATGAGAAAGAACCGTTGAAAGCTTTTGCTATTAAACTTTTTTACCTTTTTCCtactttttgttttccttttaggAAGATTTTGTGCTAGTCTCCCGATCTCTTTTTTATCTTAAgcttgaaactaaaataaaatggcACTCCAATATTATTTGAGTAATGATAAGAACAAACTCAATGGATTCTTTTGTGGATAAATATTACCTTATATACACAAATTTTAGAACGTTGGCAAATTgcatttttagtaaaaaaatcataatgatTTCCTGAAGGCGTTATTTCCAGTTTattagattaatatttttttaagaaagtttattattaatataaaattgaaCGTTGAAATTTGTTACTACTAgacaatattatatatataaaaaagtaatttaatttggtcaaatatacatattcaatattaacGTTAGGTTATATACAGTCATTCATGTTCGAATCCAAAATTTTACAAGTATGAGTTTTTGTTGGTGATTGTCATTTTGTCTATATAACTCATCTCGGAGTACCGTATGATGATCTGCATCAGAGAATTTTAACTTGACTAAGGCAAGCCACTAAGGCAAACGCCTTAAGCCgcttaattaaaatataaaatattacactata
Coding sequences within it:
- the LOC123896344 gene encoding histone H2B type 2-E1-like, coding for MAPKRANKKMVVRSTRKVVEESVQVSVVSSNKRSTRANKDNEIDKDVGSDHDQREEHVRIIPVQEVTPSAKEDSNASTTTFTTEDKTNQENTPNEATMEPKESENKKVKNKEGNYGKEKRKRKRVRRMGEGYQRYVYRVLKQVHPDMGISFKAMTILNNLMNDMFEKLADEAAKLTTYIGHMTLSSREIQGAVKLVLPGELGKHAIAEGAKAVTNYISSYGA